The Bombus fervidus isolate BK054 chromosome 3, iyBomFerv1, whole genome shotgun sequence genome includes a window with the following:
- the LOC139985970 gene encoding protein pelota-like, with the protein MKLVFKNIDKDGKGSVSLVPENTEDMWHAYNLIAEGDFVSCSTIRKVQMESATGSSNNYRVRTTLTICVEGIDFDTQACVLRLKGRNVEENKYVKMGAYHTLDVEQNRKFTITKVKWDSISLERVDTACDPTQNADVAAVVMQEGIAHICLITSNMTIVRVKIDQVIPRKRKGNVSQHEKGLTRFYDNIMQGILRHINFDIVKCIILASPGFVKDQFMDYMIQQAIKLDNKIVLENKGKFLLVHSSSGFKHSLKEILAEPTVMSRISDTKASSEVKTLETFYTILQTDPSRAFYGKKHIEKANESQAIETLLISDKLFRCQDVNIRKEYVELVESVRDSGGDVKIFSSLHVSGEQLDQLTGIAAILRFPMPELEDESDGESDSDEDN; encoded by the exons ATGAAGCTTGTATTTAAGAATATTGATAAAGATGGAAAGGG gaGTGTGTCCCTTGTCCCAGAAAATACAGAAGATATGTGGCATGCGTATAATCTTATTGCTGAAGGAGATTTTGTTAGTTGTTCCACTATTAG aaaggTGCAAATGGAATCTGCAACTGGTAGTTCTAACAATTATAGAGTCAGAACTACTTTGACTATATGTGTTGAAGGTATTGACTTTGATACACAGGCATGTGTTTTAAGACTGAAAGGTAGAAatgtagaagaaaataaatatgttaag atgGGAGCATATCATACACTGGATGTAgaacaaaatagaaaatttacaattaccAAAGTTAAATGGGATTCTATTTCTTTGGAAAGAGTTGATACTGCATGTGATCCCACACAA aatgcAGATGTTGCTGCCGTGGTAATGCAAGAAGGTATAGCACATATTTGCTTAATAACTTCCAATATGACAATTGTTCGTGTAAAAATAGATCAAGTTATCcctagaaagagaaaaggaaatgtTTCACAGCATGAAaag GGTTTAACAAGATTTTATGATAACATAATGCAAGGAATTTTGAGACACATCAATTTTGATATTGTGAAATGCATTATTCTTGCAAGTCCTGGCTTTGTCAAAGATCAATTTATGGATTATATGATACAACAGGCCATTAAATtggataataaaatagtattagaaaataaaggcAAATTTTTACTTGTGCATTCTAGTTCTGGTTTCAAACATTCACTGAAAG AAATATTAGCTGAGCCTACAGTAATGTCGCGAATCTCGGATACGAAAGCATCAAGTGAAGTGAAAACACTAGAgacattttatacaatattacaaaCTGATCCTTCTAGAGCTTTTTACGGGAAGAAGCACATTGAGAAAGCTAATGAATCTCAAGCTATTGAAACATTACTTATTTCAGATAAATTATTTAG ATGTCAAGATGttaatataagaaaagaatatgTCGAATTGGTTGAAAGTGTGAGAGATTCTGGTGGggacgtaaaaatattttcgagtTTGCATGTATCCGGTGAAC aattggatCAACTTACTGGAATAGCAGCTATACTACGTTTTCCTATGCCAGAATTAGAGGACGAAAGCGATGGTGAAAGCGATTCAGACGAAGATAACTAA
- the LOC139985964 gene encoding pescadillo homolog, with protein MVVIGKKKYQAGEGAQFMSRKAALKKLQLTLIDFRRLCILKGIYPREPRNRKRAQKGQPGIKTLYHKKDIQFLMHEPIIWKLRELKVFNKKVGRARALKEFSDMKRYLSNHPTLKLDHIVKERYPTFIDALRDLDDCLTLCFLFSTFPSLKHIPRDQSLLCRRLTIEFLHAVIAAKALRKVFVSIKGYYYQAEIKGQIITWIVPHHFSFEPQAKNDVDFKMMSIFVEFYITMLGFVNFRLYHTLNLYYPPKLTTSDNSEMLLVDEEAYVSERIAALSVPLVNLDPTSQNTEDEELEMDQFANEDDATKLEEAMKEAEKIKKLKTIFKGLKVFLNREIPREPLVFILRCFGAEVSWDKLLFVGATFDENDETITHHIVDRPSMTKQYISRYYVQPQWVFDSVNARELLPVEKYLMGCILPPHLSPFSDSRHDQTYIPPEERALMDPEFKLNDDEDESEEETENEEEREEDETEERDSEEDSNEEIESSKKSDEISEKELQRNRLKKKMKVKTGEVTKEDPWEKKRQERQEYRLRERMIKKKHRKLYRSMMDGRKERAKEIWLLRKKRRLHDTAEKQKRKEERKQKKVKIAE; from the exons ATGGTCGtaataggaaagaaaaag tATCAGGCTGGGGAGGGAGCACAATTTATGTCAAGGAAAGCTGCCTTGAAAAAGTTACAGCTTACATTAATAGATTTCCGTAGACTATGTATATTAAAGGGCATATATCCAAGAGAACCACGTAATCGTAAAAGGGCACAGAAGGGACAACCTGgtattaaaacattatatCACAAAAAAGACATTCAATTTTTGATGCATGAACCAATAATATGGAAATTAAGAGAATTAAAA GTATTTAATAAGAAAGTTGGAAGAGCAAGGGctttgaaagaattttcaGATATGAAAAGATATCTAAGTAATCATCCTACCTTGAAATTAGATCACATTGTTAAAGAACGTTATCCTACATTTATTGATGCACTCAGAGATCTGGATGATTGTTTGACTTTATGTTTCTTGTTCAGTACATTTCCATCTCTTAAGCATATACCAAGAGACCAGTCTTTATTATGTAGAAGATTGacaattgaatttttacatGCTGTAATTGCTGCTAAAGCTTTACGCAAAGTATTTGTATCCATTAAGGGATATTATTATCAAGCTGAAATTAAAGGACAAATAATAACCTGGATTGTGCCTCATCATTTCAGTTTTGAGCCCCAAGCAAAAAATGATGTTGATTTTAAAATGATGTCTATATTTGTAGAATTCTACATTACGATGTTAGGCTTTGTGAACTTTAGGCTATATCATACCCTTAATCTATATTATCCTCCAAAACTCACTACTAGTG ATAATAGTGAAATGTTACTCGTGGATGAGGAAGCATATGTATCAGAAAGGATAGCTGCATTGAGTGTACCGTTAGTAAATCTTGATCCTACATCGCAAAATACAGAAGACGAAGAATTGGAGATGGATCAATTTGCAAAT GAAGATGATGCTACAAAACTGGAAGAAGCAATGAAAGAagcagaaaaaataaaaaagttaaaaacaatttttaaaggtTTGAAAGTTTTCTTGAATAGAGAAATACCAAGAGAGCctttagtttttattttacgttgtTTCGGAGCCGAAGTATCTTGGGATAAATTACTCTTTGTTGGGGCGACATTTGATGAAAACGACGAAACAATAACGCATCATATAGTGGATAGACCTAGTATGACCAAGCAGTATATTTCTAG ATATTATGTACAACCACAATGGGTGTTTGATTCAGTGAATGCTAGAGAATTGTTACCTgtagagaaatatttaatggGTTGTATACTTCCACCACATCTTTCGCCATTCTCGGACAGTCGCCATGATCAAACTTACATTCCACCAGAGGAACGTGCTCTTATGGACCCTGAATTTAAGCTTAACGATG ATGAAGATGAATCCGAAGAAGAGACAGAAAAtgaagaggaaagagaagaagatgaaACAGAGGAAAGAGATTCTGAAGAAGATTCGAACGAGGAAATTGAATCGAGTAAAAAGTCGGACGAAATAAGTGAGAAAGAACTACAACGAAATCGATTGAAAAAG aaaatgaaagtCAAAACTGGAGAAGTGACGAAGGAGGATCCATGGGAGAAGAAACGGCAGGAGAGGCAAGAGTACCGATTACGAGAACGAATGATCAAAAAGAAACATCGCAAGTTGTATAGGAGCATGATGGATGGTCGTAAAGAGAGAGCCAAGGAAATATGGCTTCTTCGCAAGAAGAGGCGGCTGCATGACACCGCTGAGAAACAAAAGCGCAAGGAAGAACGTAAACagaaaaaagttaaaattgctgaatga